TGGGTATTAATGAAGTAACATTGCAGCCAGCCAGTGAAGATATTTGGGATAAAAAGTATCGATTAAAAGATAAAGATGGTAATGCAGTGGATGCCAATGTGGCAGACACTTATAAACGTGTTGCCAAAGCTTTGTCGGAAGTGGAAGATGAAGACAAACGTGAATTTTGGAGCAATCGCTTTACTTGGGCCTTGGCGAATGGTGCAATTCCAGCGGGTCGCATTATGTCCAATGCAGGTGCGGAAGCACATAAACCTGCAACATCAACGATTAACTGTACCGTTTCTGGTGTGATTCCTGATTCTATGGATGGTATTTTGACCATGGTCAAAGAAGCTGGTCTGACACTTAAGGCTGGTTGTGGCATTGGTTATGAGTTTTCTACATTGCGCCCTAAAGGTGCATATGTGTCAGGCGCAGGTGCATATACTTCTGGCCCATTATCTTTCATGGATATCTATGATAAAATGTGTTTCACCGTGTCATCGGCAGGTGGTCGTCGTGGCGCACAAATGGGTACTTTTGATATTTCTCACCCAGACGTAACCGACTTTATCAAAGCCAAACGTGAAGATGGTCGCTTGCGTCAGTTTAACCTATCATGCTTGATTACCCGTGACTTTATGCAGGCTGTTAAAGAAGATGCCGATTGGGACTTGGTATTTCCTGCGACCAAAGATGAACTAGCCAATGATGATATGCGCATTATTTTTAAACGTGTTGCCAATCCGCCTGAAAGTGCAGCGCAGGATGATCGTGGTTTTACCGCGTGTCGTGTGTATAAAACGATTAAAGCTCGCCGCCTGTGGGACGTGATTATGTCTTCCACTTATGATTATGCTGAGCCAGGTTTTATTTTGATTGATGAAGTGAATGACCTGAACAACAACTGGTTTTGTGAAGATATTCGCGCCACCAACCCTTGTGGTGAACAACCTTTGCCACCGTATGGTGCTTGTCTTTTGGGCTCAATCAACTTAACCAAATTTGTACGTGAACCTTTCACAGAAAACGCTTATTTTGATTGGGATATGTACCGTGAAGTGGTATCGGTGTTTACCCGCATGTTGGACAATGTGGTGGACATCAATGGTTTGCCGCTTGAACAGCAACGCCAAGCAATTTTGGATAAACGCCGTCATGGTATGGGATTCTTAGGTCTTGGCTCAACGCTCACTATGTTGCGTACCAAATATGGTTCTGAAGATTCTTTGAAATTCACTGAGAAAGTTGCTTATGAAATGGCAAAAACAGGTTTTGAAGTGGGTTTACAATTGGCAGAAGAAAAGGGTGCTGCGCCGATTATGGAACAAGACTTTGAAGTGACGAAGGATATGTTGTTTAAACGCCCTGAAATGGTGAAAGACGGCTTCAAAGTGGGTGATAAAGTCAAAGGCAAAGTGCTTTGGGCAAAATATTCGCGATATATGCAAAAGTTTGCCGATTCAGGTGACCAAGAATTGTTGGATGGCTTGATTGAGAAGGGGTGTCGTTTTACCCATCATTCATCTATTGCGCCTACAGGCACGATTTCATTATCGCTTGCCAACAATGCATCCAATGGTATTGAACCATCTTTTGCCCATCATTATGCGCGTAACGTGATTAGAGAAGGTAAGAAGTCCAAAGAAAAAGTGGATGTTTTCTCTTATGAGTTATTGGCTTACCGTGAAATGGTAAATGCAGATGCTATGCCTTTTGGCACAGATGACGCGACCAAGCTGCCTGATTATTTTATCTCAGCTGATGCGGTGACACCAACACAACACGTGGATATTCAAGCTGCGGCACAAGTTTGGGTGGATTCGTCTATTTCTAAAACTGCGAATGTACCGACCGACTTCCCTTATGAAGACTTTAAAAATATTTACATGTACGCCTTTGATAAAGGTTTGAAGGGTTGTACTACTTTCCGTTTTAACCCTGAAGTGTTCCAGGGTGTGTTGGTCAAAGAAGAAGATTTGGAAAACACCACATACAAGTTCACTTTGGAAGATGGCACAGTGGTGGAAGCCAAAGGCAATGAAGAAATCGAATATGATGGTGAAATGCATACAGCAGCCAACTTATTTGATGCCCTCAAAGAAGGTTATTATGGCAAGTTTTAGTGCATATGAAGGCTAAGTTCTCACCTGAACTTAGGGTTCGTTGGGCGGAGTTAAAATTTCCGCCAATTAATCTGTGGGTGATGGCATCGTTGTCTTATGACAAACCATCGCAAGGGGAAACCGCCCACATACACCGGAGGCAACGCCCGGGGTTGAATGCAATTGTTCGTAAAACACAAGGCAAACAACCAAACGCGCTGCACAATTTGCATAAACGGCTAGAATCATTGTTGGCTGTTCGTGGAGGAAAAGTATGAGTATCAAGATTGAAAAGAAAATTACGGCTTATGAAGTTGCAAAACCTGAAGATGAAACAACAAAACAGGATAATAATATAGCATCTATTGCACCGTTGTTGGAGCGTGATGAAGTTTTGGTGGGCAGCACTTACAAAATCAAAACGCCACACTCTGAACATGCCATGTATATCACCATCAATGATGTGGTGGTCAACCAAGGCGAAGAAAGTGAACACCGCCGCCCATTTGAAGTGTTTATCAACACCAAAAACATGGAGCATTTCATGTGGATTGTCACCTTAAC
This genomic stretch from Ghiorsea bivora harbors:
- a CDS encoding adenosylcobalamin-dependent ribonucleoside-diphosphate reductase, whose translation is MGINEVTLQPASEDIWDKKYRLKDKDGNAVDANVADTYKRVAKALSEVEDEDKREFWSNRFTWALANGAIPAGRIMSNAGAEAHKPATSTINCTVSGVIPDSMDGILTMVKEAGLTLKAGCGIGYEFSTLRPKGAYVSGAGAYTSGPLSFMDIYDKMCFTVSSAGGRRGAQMGTFDISHPDVTDFIKAKREDGRLRQFNLSCLITRDFMQAVKEDADWDLVFPATKDELANDDMRIIFKRVANPPESAAQDDRGFTACRVYKTIKARRLWDVIMSSTYDYAEPGFILIDEVNDLNNNWFCEDIRATNPCGEQPLPPYGACLLGSINLTKFVREPFTENAYFDWDMYREVVSVFTRMLDNVVDINGLPLEQQRQAILDKRRHGMGFLGLGSTLTMLRTKYGSEDSLKFTEKVAYEMAKTGFEVGLQLAEEKGAAPIMEQDFEVTKDMLFKRPEMVKDGFKVGDKVKGKVLWAKYSRYMQKFADSGDQELLDGLIEKGCRFTHHSSIAPTGTISLSLANNASNGIEPSFAHHYARNVIREGKKSKEKVDVFSYELLAYREMVNADAMPFGTDDATKLPDYFISADAVTPTQHVDIQAAAQVWVDSSISKTANVPTDFPYEDFKNIYMYAFDKGLKGCTTFRFNPEVFQGVLVKEEDLENTTYKFTLEDGTVVEAKGNEEIEYDGEMHTAANLFDALKEGYYGKF